ACCCTTCGTATATTTTGCACCCACATCCGAAGAGTTATGCTCGGTAAGGCGCTTGTCTATATCGATGGTGATCCCGGTGTAAAGTGTATCATCATCGCAACGGACAATATAAACCAGCCATAAAGATTGCATCCTTTCCTTCCCTGCCAGAAGTATCAATCACCAAGAGAAACCCACTCTCTCCGCTGAGGGCTTGATTCTAACCTGAATCTTGAACACCCTCAATCCGTGTAGGATTTTTCCTACAAAAAAAGGTGACGGGTAAATAATCAATATTTACCAGCCACCTTTTATAATTACACGGAAATAAGGATCTATCTACCCATGCATGATCATCGCCTCACCTTCGGTCACATTGGCTGAGTAGCAGGTCGGGCATCTGGCCGGAGCATCTTTACGCAACACTCCTCCGCAATTGCATTTGACGCTCCCGTCAATGATCTGCATGATCATGTCGCTGAATATTTCATGTTCCTGGCCACAGGTGTCACAACGAAAAATCCTGC
The window above is part of the Pseudomonadota bacterium genome. Proteins encoded here:
- a CDS encoding GIY-YIG nuclease family protein, encoding MQSLWLVYIVRCDDDTLYTGITIDIDKRLTEHNSSDVGAKYTKGRRPVALVYSEPAGSRSEAASRENQIKKMSRSAKLALIAGRK